From a single Armatimonadota bacterium genomic region:
- a CDS encoding flavin reductase family protein, whose translation MDAVAELSATAFRRVMGLFATGVTVLAVEIPDGVHGMTANAVASVSLDPILVLVCVDRRARTRQYLQTGRPFSINILRQEQEPLSRYFAGAWRYAGAPEFRFQRWAHGPLLVGALASVGCRVERLVEAGDHTIVLGAVTGLHQGEPGDPLLFFGGRYRRLMQAEAYVGAPADPWTHESARIHYDQS comes from the coding sequence GTGGACGCCGTCGCCGAGCTCAGCGCAACCGCCTTCCGCCGGGTGATGGGGCTGTTCGCCACGGGCGTCACCGTCCTCGCCGTCGAGATCCCCGACGGCGTGCACGGCATGACGGCGAACGCGGTGGCTTCGGTCTCGCTGGATCCGATCCTGGTCCTGGTGTGCGTGGACCGGCGTGCCCGCACCCGCCAGTACCTGCAGACGGGGCGGCCCTTTTCCATCAACATCCTGCGGCAGGAGCAGGAACCGCTCTCGCGCTACTTCGCCGGGGCCTGGCGGTATGCCGGGGCGCCCGAGTTCCGCTTCCAGCGGTGGGCCCACGGGCCGCTGCTGGTCGGTGCCCTGGCCTCCGTGGGCTGCCGGGTCGAGCGGCTGGTGGAGGCGGGCGACCACACCATCGTGCTGGGAGCCGTGACGGGACTGCACCAGGGCGAGCCGGGCGATCCCCTGCTCTTCTTCGGCGGCCGCTACCGCCGCCTGATGCAGGCCGAGGCGTACGTCGGCGCGCCGGCCGACCCGTGGACTCACGAATCGGCCCGCATTCACTACGACCAGTCCTGA
- the hpaB gene encoding 4-hydroxyphenylacetate 3-monooxygenase, oxygenase component, which translates to MPARTGAEYIEGLRARPPDLWIGGQRVADPTTHPAFRHVVRSLAALYDLQHDPALREEMTYVSPSSGARVGMSFLVPRSREDLARTRKMMKRWADYSGGMMGRTPDYLNRALMAYATAADYCAQNDPRFGENIRRYYEYVREHDLVLTHTLINPQANRSVGPGGQADPTLAARVIRETADGLLIRGARMLATLPVADELMVFPSTLLKATDEDRPYAFAFALPTATPGLRFLCRESFDPGGTTFDHPLGARFEEMDAVVVFDDVLVPWERVFLLGDVERCNKAFGATNAVVHMAHQVVTKNVAKTEFVLGVASLIVDAIAIESFQHVQAKIAEIVYYLETMKAFLRAAEADAQVDKWGMMTPAWPPLDAARNMFTWMYPRMIEIVQLLGASGLMARPTRADVEGPLGQAVEKYYQAARLPAVERIKLFRLAWDLALSAFGSRQVLYERFFFGDPVRMQMATFANYDRTPYMERVRAFLDREDAVHSPGPAASRAGVPLPAGE; encoded by the coding sequence ATGCCGGCACGGACGGGAGCCGAGTACATAGAGGGGCTGCGGGCGCGCCCGCCCGATCTGTGGATCGGGGGGCAGCGGGTTGCCGACCCGACCACACATCCGGCCTTCCGCCACGTCGTCCGCAGCCTGGCCGCCCTCTACGACCTGCAGCACGACCCGGCGCTGCGGGAGGAGATGACCTACGTCTCTCCGTCTTCGGGGGCGCGTGTGGGGATGTCGTTCCTGGTCCCCCGTTCCCGTGAGGACCTGGCCCGCACCCGAAAGATGATGAAGCGCTGGGCGGACTACTCCGGCGGCATGATGGGGCGCACCCCCGACTACCTGAACCGGGCGCTAATGGCCTACGCCACCGCCGCCGACTACTGTGCCCAGAACGACCCGCGCTTCGGCGAGAACATCCGCCGCTACTACGAGTACGTCCGTGAACACGACCTGGTGCTCACCCACACCCTGATCAACCCCCAGGCCAACCGCAGCGTGGGTCCCGGCGGGCAGGCCGACCCCACGCTGGCCGCTCGGGTCATCCGGGAGACCGCCGACGGCCTGCTCATCCGCGGCGCCCGCATGCTGGCCACCCTGCCGGTCGCGGACGAGCTCATGGTCTTCCCGTCCACCCTGCTCAAGGCCACCGACGAGGACCGTCCCTACGCCTTCGCCTTCGCCCTCCCCACGGCCACTCCGGGGTTGCGTTTCCTCTGCCGGGAGAGCTTCGATCCGGGCGGGACCACCTTCGACCACCCCCTGGGCGCTCGCTTCGAGGAGATGGACGCGGTAGTCGTCTTCGACGATGTCCTGGTCCCATGGGAGCGCGTCTTCCTCCTGGGGGATGTGGAGCGCTGCAACAAGGCCTTCGGCGCCACCAACGCCGTGGTGCACATGGCGCATCAGGTCGTCACCAAGAACGTGGCCAAGACCGAGTTCGTCCTGGGAGTCGCCTCCCTGATCGTCGACGCCATCGCCATCGAGTCCTTCCAGCACGTGCAGGCGAAGATTGCGGAGATCGTCTACTACCTGGAGACGATGAAGGCGTTCCTGCGAGCCGCCGAGGCCGACGCCCAGGTGGATAAGTGGGGGATGATGACCCCTGCCTGGCCGCCCCTGGACGCTGCCAGGAACATGTTCACCTGGATGTACCCGCGGATGATCGAGATCGTCCAGTTGCTGGGCGCCAGCGGGCTGATGGCCCGTCCTACCCGGGCGGATGTGGAGGGGCCACTGGGCCAGGCCGTGGAGAAGTACTATCAGGCGGCGCGCCTCCCGGCGGTGGAGCGGATCAAACTCTTCCGCCTGGCCTGGGACCTGGCCCTCTCGGCCTTCGGTTCCCGGCAGGTCCTCTACGAGCGCTTCTTCTTCGGGGATCCCGTGCGGATGCAGATGGCCACCTTCGCCAACTACGACCGCACGCCCTACATGGAGCGGGTGCGGGCGTTCCTGGACCGCGAGGACGCCGTCCATTCCCCCGGGCCGGCGGCTTCCCGCGCCGGCGTACCGCTGCCTGCGGGCGAGTAG
- a CDS encoding class E sortase: MAGTLCIAAGVLLVLAPFGWIAYTAVAVGPAQTAALAAWESAQSERAVTTGEPAQGGRPAADGTASQGMVLTIPRLELRRYVPEGATPEHLRRFGVGRITWTPLPDRPGVLGIAGHRTTYGAPFFRLDTLRRGDVILVEYGGRRYRYAVVESQVVRPERVEVLSAPLGERGIALVTCTPAYSAAFRLVVLGVLRGVTPAAAP; the protein is encoded by the coding sequence ATGGCAGGAACCCTGTGCATTGCCGCGGGCGTGCTGCTGGTGCTCGCTCCCTTTGGGTGGATCGCTTACACAGCCGTGGCGGTGGGGCCGGCGCAGACCGCGGCGCTGGCAGCCTGGGAGTCTGCACAGAGCGAGCGCGCGGTAACCACCGGGGAACCCGCGCAGGGCGGGCGGCCGGCGGCGGACGGTACCGCCTCCCAGGGGATGGTACTGACGATCCCCCGGTTGGAACTGCGGCGCTACGTCCCCGAAGGGGCGACCCCCGAGCACCTGCGCAGGTTTGGGGTCGGCCGGATCACCTGGACCCCGCTTCCCGACCGCCCCGGGGTCCTGGGTATCGCCGGCCACCGCACCACCTATGGAGCGCCCTTCTTCCGCCTGGACACCCTGCGCCGCGGGGACGTAATCTTGGTGGAGTACGGGGGGCGCCGCTACAGGTATGCGGTGGTAGAGTCGCAGGTCGTGCGCCCCGAGCGGGTGGAAGTGCTCTCGGCGCCGCTTGGGGAGCGTGGCATCGCCCTGGTCACCTGCACCCCGGCCTACAGCGCCGCCTTCCGACTGGTCGTCCTGGGAGTCCTGCGCGGGGTGACCCCGGCCGCCGCGCCGTGA
- a CDS encoding amidase, with protein sequence MVLAAVSADLAALASAVRGGRLSSVDLVERCLERIRDTGERLRAFIHVDAEGAREAAQQRDMEARRGQIRGPLHGIPVAVKDLFDQAGLPTTAGAAIRRGHRAQTTATAVHRLLDAGAVVIGKTNLHEFAFGVTSVNPHFGAVANPWDPERVAGGSSGGSAAAVAAGCCAAALGTDTGGSIRIPAALCGVVGLKPTFGRVSRHGVVPLAWSFDTVGPMARSVADAALLLGVLAGPDPQDPLTGGSAPCASRVPPAPPSFRIGRLRGPLFDEELDVEVGTALERACTLLARAGGRVEEVGLEEALAGQAAQTTILFAEASAYHRRAYPGRLAEYGPDVRELLAAGATIPATAYVDAQRVQGMVIRQIRHLLTDFDALICAAVPVQAPRIEDVDPTRGEGWRRARAPLSRLTRLFNLTGLPAVVVPVEQSRSGLPLGVQLAAAPGEEERLLAIAAVLEAATGWSLPILP encoded by the coding sequence GTGGTGCTGGCCGCCGTGAGCGCCGACCTGGCCGCGCTGGCTTCGGCGGTCCGTGGCGGGCGCCTCTCGTCCGTCGACCTGGTGGAGCGTTGCCTGGAGCGGATCCGCGACACCGGGGAGCGCCTCCGGGCGTTCATCCATGTGGACGCGGAGGGCGCGCGGGAGGCGGCGCAGCAGCGGGACATGGAGGCGCGCCGCGGTCAGATCCGTGGCCCGCTGCACGGGATCCCCGTGGCGGTGAAGGACCTGTTCGACCAGGCCGGCCTGCCCACCACCGCCGGGGCGGCGATCCGTCGCGGGCACCGGGCTCAGACCACCGCCACGGCGGTGCACCGCCTGCTGGACGCCGGGGCGGTAGTCATCGGCAAGACCAACCTGCACGAGTTCGCCTTCGGGGTTACCTCGGTCAACCCGCACTTTGGCGCCGTGGCCAACCCCTGGGATCCCGAGCGCGTGGCCGGCGGGTCCAGCGGCGGGTCGGCGGCGGCGGTGGCGGCGGGGTGCTGCGCCGCCGCCCTGGGGACGGATACAGGAGGATCCATTCGCATCCCCGCGGCCCTGTGCGGTGTGGTGGGGCTGAAGCCCACCTTCGGCCGGGTCAGCCGGCACGGGGTGGTGCCACTGGCCTGGTCCTTCGACACCGTGGGCCCCATGGCCCGCAGCGTGGCCGACGCGGCCCTGCTCCTTGGCGTCCTGGCAGGTCCCGACCCCCAGGATCCCCTCACCGGAGGGAGCGCCCCCTGCGCGTCTCGGGTCCCGCCTGCTCCACCGTCCTTTCGCATCGGCCGCCTGCGCGGTCCGCTCTTCGACGAGGAGTTGGACGTTGAGGTAGGGACGGCACTGGAGCGGGCCTGCACCCTACTGGCCCGCGCCGGAGGCCGGGTCGAGGAGGTGGGTTTGGAGGAGGCGCTGGCCGGGCAGGCTGCGCAGACAACCATCCTCTTCGCCGAAGCCAGCGCCTACCACCGCCGCGCCTACCCGGGCCGACTGGCGGAGTACGGGCCGGACGTGCGTGAGCTGCTGGCCGCTGGTGCCACCATCCCCGCCACAGCTTACGTGGACGCGCAGCGGGTGCAGGGGATGGTGATCCGCCAGATCCGGCACCTGCTTACGGACTTCGACGCGCTGATCTGTGCCGCCGTCCCCGTGCAGGCTCCTCGCATCGAGGACGTGGACCCGACGCGGGGTGAGGGGTGGCGGCGCGCCCGGGCCCCCCTTTCCCGCCTCACCCGGCTCTTCAACCTCACCGGGCTCCCCGCGGTGGTCGTGCCGGTGGAGCAGTCCCGCAGCGGCCTGCCGCTGGGTGTGCAGCTGGCAGCGGCGCCGGGGGAGGAGGAGCGGTTGCTGGCGATCGCGGCGGTGCTGGAGGCCGCTACAGGCTGGTCCTTACCCATCCTGCCGTAG
- the hpaE gene encoding 5-carboxymethyl-2-hydroxymuconate semialdehyde dehydrogenase, translating to MVRHFVDGELVDGASGRTFPSLNPATNTPIAEVAEGGTEDVDRAVRAARRAFDDGPWPRMRAADRARALQRIADIIEQRVDQISLAECLDTGIPYSQIREGQIPRAAENFRFFAEVATRLPHEAFPVEGAFLNYLQRLPAGVAGLITPWNTPFMLETWKVAPCLAAGCTCVLKPAEWAPLSAALLAQVIRDADLPPGVFNVVQGFGETAGAPLVAHPMVNLISFTGETTTGQEIVRNGAATLKRYSMELGGKSPVVVFPDADLDRALDAVIVGQYTLNGERCTANSRLLVDRRIHDEFVGRLVERVARLRVGDPLDPATEVGPLIHPDHWQRVTGYITIGQEEGAHLATGGRRPAHLPVGNYLEPAVFTRVTNSMRIAQEEIFGPVLVVIPFQTEEEAIRLANDVRYGLAAYVWTGDIARGHRVAQALEAGMVWVNSQNVRDLRTPFGGMKHSGIGREGGHYSFDFYQEYKTIHVALGTHRIPKMGTGERARQTDFRGLNG from the coding sequence ATGGTGAGGCACTTCGTCGATGGAGAATTGGTGGACGGGGCCAGCGGGCGGACCTTTCCCAGCCTGAATCCCGCCACGAACACCCCCATAGCCGAGGTGGCCGAGGGGGGCACGGAGGACGTGGACCGCGCCGTGCGGGCCGCCCGCAGGGCCTTCGACGACGGCCCCTGGCCGCGAATGCGTGCCGCCGACCGTGCCCGGGCGCTGCAGCGCATTGCCGACATCATCGAGCAGCGGGTCGACCAGATCTCCCTGGCCGAGTGCCTGGACACCGGCATCCCATACAGCCAGATCCGGGAGGGGCAGATCCCCCGCGCCGCGGAGAATTTCCGGTTCTTCGCGGAAGTGGCCACTCGCCTCCCCCACGAGGCCTTCCCGGTGGAGGGCGCGTTTCTCAACTACTTGCAGCGCCTCCCCGCCGGCGTGGCCGGATTGATCACCCCCTGGAACACGCCTTTCATGCTGGAGACCTGGAAGGTGGCGCCCTGCCTGGCCGCGGGGTGCACCTGCGTGCTCAAGCCGGCGGAGTGGGCGCCGCTCTCAGCGGCCCTGCTGGCCCAGGTCATCCGCGACGCCGATCTTCCTCCCGGTGTCTTCAATGTCGTCCAGGGATTCGGGGAAACCGCGGGCGCGCCGCTGGTGGCCCACCCCATGGTCAACCTGATCTCCTTCACCGGCGAGACCACAACCGGCCAGGAGATCGTGCGGAACGGGGCGGCCACCCTGAAGCGGTATTCGATGGAGCTGGGCGGGAAGTCGCCGGTGGTCGTCTTCCCGGACGCGGACCTGGACCGGGCCCTGGACGCTGTCATCGTTGGCCAGTACACGCTGAACGGGGAGCGCTGCACCGCCAACTCCCGCCTGCTGGTGGACCGGCGAATCCACGACGAGTTCGTTGGCCGCCTGGTCGAGCGTGTGGCCCGGCTTCGCGTGGGCGACCCCCTGGACCCGGCGACGGAGGTCGGGCCCCTGATTCACCCCGACCACTGGCAGCGCGTCACCGGCTACATCACCATCGGGCAGGAGGAGGGGGCGCACCTGGCGACCGGTGGCCGCCGGCCCGCACACCTGCCGGTGGGCAACTACCTGGAACCCGCGGTCTTCACCCGCGTGACGAACTCGATGCGCATCGCGCAGGAGGAGATTTTCGGGCCCGTCCTCGTGGTCATCCCCTTCCAGACCGAAGAAGAAGCCATCCGGCTGGCCAACGATGTACGCTACGGCCTGGCCGCCTACGTCTGGACGGGGGACATCGCCCGCGGCCACCGGGTGGCCCAGGCGCTGGAGGCGGGGATGGTCTGGGTCAACTCCCAGAACGTGCGCGACCTGCGCACCCCCTTCGGGGGCATGAAGCACTCCGGGATCGGCCGCGAGGGAGGCCACTATTCCTTCGACTTCTACCAGGAGTACAAGACGATCCACGTCGCCCTGGGCACGCACCGCATCCCGAAGATGGGGACGGGCGAGCGCGCCCGCCAGACCGACTTCCGGGGGCTGAACGGGTAG
- the hpaD gene encoding 3,4-dihydroxyphenylacetate 2,3-dioxygenase, with protein MGHEPPQILRAAHIEFRVTDLDRAAEFYASLLGFVETARDPTRIYLRGYEEWLHHSLVLRRAPSPGVGHIAFRVAGPADLEALVAIAGRDGLPHRWVEDEEAGQGRALRVQDPAGLPLEFFHEMQPVERLLQRYDLYRGPGVMRLDHFNCQVPDVPTTAAWYQQTLGFRCSELTETEDDPPRLWAIWLHRKQNVHDVALMTGRGPRVHHAGFWMADPAGVLRACDVLAAAGRVQAMERGPGRHGLSNAFFLYLRDPDGNRIELYTGDYMIADPDWPAIRWKLDDPRRATLWGHPAPPSWFDEAAAVESVIDGALQPIQPPTLPDRPAAVR; from the coding sequence ATGGGCCACGAGCCGCCGCAGATCCTGCGCGCCGCGCACATCGAGTTCCGGGTCACGGACCTGGACCGGGCCGCCGAATTCTACGCCAGCCTCCTTGGATTCGTGGAGACGGCGCGGGACCCGACCCGGATCTACCTGCGTGGCTACGAGGAGTGGCTGCACCACAGCCTGGTGCTGCGCCGGGCTCCGTCGCCGGGGGTGGGGCACATCGCCTTCCGCGTGGCCGGTCCCGCCGATCTGGAGGCGCTCGTGGCGATCGCAGGGCGCGACGGTCTCCCGCATCGCTGGGTTGAGGACGAGGAGGCAGGGCAGGGGAGGGCGCTGCGGGTCCAGGACCCGGCGGGACTCCCGCTGGAGTTCTTCCATGAGATGCAGCCGGTGGAGCGGCTGCTGCAGCGCTACGACCTCTACCGCGGGCCCGGGGTGATGCGTCTGGACCACTTCAACTGCCAGGTGCCCGACGTCCCCACAACCGCCGCCTGGTATCAGCAGACGCTGGGTTTCCGCTGTTCGGAGCTCACCGAGACCGAGGACGACCCCCCGCGTCTGTGGGCCATCTGGCTGCACCGCAAGCAGAACGTGCACGACGTGGCGCTGATGACCGGTCGCGGTCCCCGGGTGCATCATGCCGGATTCTGGATGGCGGATCCGGCAGGGGTCCTGCGCGCCTGCGACGTGCTGGCGGCGGCGGGGCGGGTCCAGGCCATGGAGCGGGGGCCCGGGCGCCACGGGCTCAGCAACGCCTTCTTCCTCTACCTGCGCGACCCCGACGGCAACCGCATCGAGCTCTACACCGGCGATTACATGATTGCCGACCCCGACTGGCCGGCCATCCGCTGGAAGCTCGACGACCCGCGCCGGGCGACGCTGTGGGGTCACCCCGCGCCGCCTTCCTGGTTCGACGAAGCCGCGGCGGTGGAGTCCGTCATCGACGGGGCCCTTCAGCCAATACAGCCACCGACGCTGCCCGACCGTCCCGCTGCGGTGCGCTGA